The DNA segment TTGACGATTCGTGCGCCATATTCTTTTACATACGTTCCTTGAATAGAGAAAGAGCGTTCTTCTCCTTTAACAACGGCGTGAATGAGGTTTGAGTAACCAAACGTATCTGACACTTGTTTTTCTCCAAAGCTGATGCCACGTTCTTTTGCAATTAATGAAGCATTTACATCATTCACTGCAGCATCTACTCTAGGCTGCAGGAATCCAGCAATTAAGCTTCTTGTCGTAATGGTTGTTTCAAAATTTGCGACATTGCCGCTATAATGTACATCGATTTCTTGAACAGGCGTACGAAGAACCTGAGACAGAATATTCCCCATTTTTTTCGTTAGTTGATAATATGGTTTTACTTTTTCATAAACCTCTTTTGAGAGTGTAGGTAAGTTAATTGAGTTTGTAGCTGGTGAACCTTGTAGAAAATGAAGAACTTCTTCAGATACTTGTGATGCTACATTTAATTGAGCCTCTTTTGTAGATGCTGCGATATGAGGTGTAGCAATCACATTATCAAAATCCAAGAGCTCACGGTCTGTTGCAGGTTCCTCAACAAATACATCTAGTGCAGCTCCGGCGACATGACCATTCGCTAAGTAATGCTTTAATGCTTGCTCATCTATAATTCCACCGCGTGCACAGTTGATAAGGAATACACCAGGTTTTGTTTTCGCGATGTTTTTCATACCTAAAAGACCTTTAGTCTCTTTTGTTAGTGGAGTATGGACAGTAATGATATCAGCGGCAGCTAACACTTCGTCAACAGAACCAAGCTCAACGCCAAGTTTCTCGGCACGATCCTTTGTTAAAAATGGATCAAATACGATAAGCTTCATCTCGAATGCTTTTGCACGTTGGGCAATCTGTGAGCCAATTCGACCAAAACCAATGATTCCAAGTGTTTTTAAACGAAGCTCAGATCCTTGATATTTGCTACGATTCCATTGACCAGCTTTAATCGAAGCGTTCGCTTGTGGAATATTTCGTAACAACGAGCTCATCATGGCAAAGGTATGTTCAGCTGTTGAAATGGTGTTACCGTCTGGTGCGTTAACGACAACAACTCCGTGCTTGGTTGCTGCATCAAGGTCAACGTTATCTACACCGACACCAGCTCTTGCAACAATTTTTAAATTAGGCATTTTTGACAACAATTCATCTGTTACCGTTGTTGCACTGCGAATAAGTAGCGCATCAAACACAGATAAGTCCTCTACATCATTCACATTTTGCTGTACACATGTGACAAGATCACTTTCAAGTAAAGGTTGAAGTCCTTCTTTACTCATTGCATCAGATACAAGGATCTGAAACACACCTGTTTTCACGTTTTGTTCTTCTGTCTCTGCTACCATTTGATGTTCCATTCTCCAACCACTCCTTTGAGTACTATATTACTTTGTCGCGGCACTGTGAAAGCGTTAATCTATAAAAAAACTTCGCTCCTCACAACAAAATGTCGTGAGGGGCGAAGTCCGCGGTACCACCCTCATCATCTGAACACAAAAAACGTTCAGCTCTCATAGAGATCTCAATAACGATAACGGGTAAACCCGAATACACCTACTAAAGGTTCAATGTATTAACTCGGAAGGGCTATCCAAAAAGATTCTTACTGACTTTCACCACCCGTCAGCTCTCTAAAAAGAAACCTTTTTTTCATTCTTCCTCAATGTTTTTATTCATATGATAATTTGAAAGTTCTAATTGTAAGATAATTTATCATAATGAATGAACCCTGTCAACAGACCATTTTAATGAGTTAATTAGAGTAGAACGTACAAAAAGGAGGGGGATTTTTGAGGACGTACCTTGCCACTATTGGAGATACCGTTTCAATCATTGCGTTTAAACATGGCATCAGACCCATTGATATTCTTTTACTTAATCCATCCATTCGCTTTGAACAGGATTATATTTATCCAGGGATGAGAGTACAAATTCCTGAACATGCATCGCTTCAACTCACCAGCAGTGAAGAAGATGATTTGTTGTGTGAATATGGTCACGCTCAGCTCGAAGACGACCGACTCATACTTCAGAAACTAGGTCTTAAGTCAACCATCATTGGCCATTCCGTAATGGGTCAGCCGATTTATGCATGGAGAATTGGGGTGGGCAAACGGTCATGCTTTTACTCTGGAGGTTGGCATGCAAATGAATGGCATACGTCAAAATTTTTAAGTCGATTCCTTCTTAACGCAGTTAAACATCTTAAACAAGATAAAAAATGGCAAGGATATTCATTAACCGATTTATTTGCAAGCATTCAGCTTCACATTGTACCTATGGTGAATCCTGATGGAATTGATTTAGTGTTGCAGGGAAT comes from the Alkalihalobacillus sp. FSL W8-0930 genome and includes:
- the serA gene encoding phosphoglycerate dehydrogenase, whose product is MEHQMVAETEEQNVKTGVFQILVSDAMSKEGLQPLLESDLVTCVQQNVNDVEDLSVFDALLIRSATTVTDELLSKMPNLKIVARAGVGVDNVDLDAATKHGVVVVNAPDGNTISTAEHTFAMMSSLLRNIPQANASIKAGQWNRSKYQGSELRLKTLGIIGFGRIGSQIAQRAKAFEMKLIVFDPFLTKDRAEKLGVELGSVDEVLAAADIITVHTPLTKETKGLLGMKNIAKTKPGVFLINCARGGIIDEQALKHYLANGHVAGAALDVFVEEPATDRELLDFDNVIATPHIAASTKEAQLNVASQVSEEVLHFLQGSPATNSINLPTLSKEVYEKVKPYYQLTKKMGNILSQVLRTPVQEIDVHYSGNVANFETTITTRSLIAGFLQPRVDAAVNDVNASLIAKERGISFGEKQVSDTFGYSNLIHAVVKGEERSFSIQGTYVKEYGARIVNMNGFSVDFIPEGHILYIQHNDKPGVIGKMGQLLAEHDVNIATMQVGRQEAGGQAIMLVTVDKLVDQIVIDHLQEIDEIQFAETIEC
- a CDS encoding M14 family metallopeptidase, with amino-acid sequence MRTYLATIGDTVSIIAFKHGIRPIDILLLNPSIRFEQDYIYPGMRVQIPEHASLQLTSSEEDDLLCEYGHAQLEDDRLILQKLGLKSTIIGHSVMGQPIYAWRIGVGKRSCFYSGGWHANEWHTSKFLSRFLLNAVKHLKQDKKWQGYSLTDLFASIQLHIVPMVNPDGIDLVLQGIYDGHPHQRNVLEINQGIKRFNHWSANIRGVDLNHQWPAGWDEEAKGSPQKPWPRHYGGPHPLSEPEAMAVYQYVQRIEPDYVLAFHSQGQVIYWGYRNLESKQSKEMVDKLCQVSSYTAVHTADSDAGFKDWFIKETNRSGFTIEVGTGINPLPPQSFSEIWTNNVPLALKGLEL